A single region of the Syntrophorhabdales bacterium genome encodes:
- a CDS encoding ABC transporter ATP-binding protein, translating into MRLIESREVRKIYSLGDVEVRALDGVSLSIEKGEFLAIMGPSGSGKSTFMNIIGCLDIPTEGEYLLEEVDVGRLSRDELAHIRNQKIGFVFQGFNLLPRTTALENVELPLLYNGVPVKERHQKALAALRTVGLEGREHHHPNQLSGGQQQRVAIARAIVNEAPIILADEPTGNLDTRTSQEIMELFQKLNSESAITVILVTHEQDIAAYSRRVIRFLDGHVVSDEKGSGKAGIQH; encoded by the coding sequence ATGCGACTCATTGAATCAAGAGAAGTGAGGAAGATCTACAGCCTGGGCGACGTGGAAGTGAGGGCACTCGACGGGGTCTCACTTTCCATTGAGAAGGGAGAGTTCCTGGCCATAATGGGTCCCTCGGGTTCGGGCAAATCTACATTTATGAATATCATCGGTTGTCTCGATATCCCGACCGAAGGAGAATATCTTCTCGAAGAGGTTGACGTGGGCAGGCTCAGTAGAGACGAACTGGCGCACATACGGAATCAAAAGATAGGCTTCGTGTTCCAGGGATTTAACCTCCTGCCCAGAACCACAGCGCTCGAGAACGTGGAGCTTCCGCTTCTTTATAATGGTGTCCCGGTGAAGGAAAGACACCAGAAGGCTCTTGCCGCCTTGCGCACGGTAGGGCTGGAAGGAAGAGAGCATCATCATCCCAATCAGCTCTCCGGAGGGCAGCAGCAGAGAGTGGCCATTGCGCGGGCAATTGTGAACGAGGCTCCGATCATCCTGGCTGATGAGCCTACCGGCAACCTTGATACCAGGACGAGCCAGGAGATCATGGAGCTCTTCCAAAAACTGAACAGTGAGTCGGCCATCACCGTTATCCTGGTGACGCACGAACAGGACATAGCAGCGTACAGCCGGCGGGTAATAAGGTTTCTTGACGGGCACGTGGTGAGTGACGAGAAGGGTTCGGGCAAGGCGGGAATTCAACATTGA
- a CDS encoding efflux RND transporter periplasmic adaptor subunit, with product MMKKKVLILVAVLLVLGGGLFLGLKGTGNSPKFKTARVTKGNIRATVTATGTMNAVITVLVGTQVSGMVKKLHADFNSPVKAGQVIAEIDPATFEAQVDNMKANLLQARAMVQKDKATLAETTRVRDRNRQLFARNLIARADLDTSEANHDVAEAQLQYDTAQVSQVEAQLRLAETNLRYTKIVSPVDGTVVSRNVDVGQTVAASFQTPTLFTIARDLTKMQVDTNVDEADVGRVALGQMVEFSVDAYPDRIFRGTVSQIRIAPITVQNVVTYDVVITVDNQDLKLKPGMTANVSIIVANKSDVLKIPNAALRFRPSDKELGKSAAEVATKEGGRQAGAAGAGGGPRSAGAAQSGQVAVKQSGQRSYAVWMLEQGVLKRVPVSVGISDGMFTEVVSGDLKEGQDIIVESLNTSKKNNTTPQSGPPRFIR from the coding sequence CTGGGGTTAAAGGGAACGGGCAATAGTCCGAAGTTCAAGACCGCCCGAGTTACCAAGGGGAACATACGCGCAACGGTAACAGCCACAGGCACGATGAATGCGGTGATCACCGTTCTCGTGGGTACGCAAGTTTCGGGAATGGTGAAAAAACTGCATGCTGATTTCAACTCGCCCGTGAAAGCGGGGCAGGTGATAGCCGAGATAGATCCTGCCACCTTCGAGGCGCAGGTTGACAATATGAAGGCTAATCTCCTTCAGGCAAGAGCAATGGTCCAGAAAGATAAAGCGACTCTCGCAGAAACCACAAGAGTCAGAGACCGGAACAGGCAACTCTTTGCGAGGAACCTCATAGCGAGGGCCGATCTCGACACGTCGGAAGCTAACCACGACGTGGCCGAAGCACAGCTGCAGTACGACACGGCGCAGGTAAGCCAGGTTGAAGCGCAGCTGCGCCTTGCCGAAACCAACCTGCGGTACACGAAAATAGTTTCTCCCGTTGATGGGACGGTCGTATCGAGAAACGTCGATGTGGGACAAACTGTGGCCGCAAGCTTTCAGACACCGACTCTTTTTACGATAGCCCGGGATCTCACGAAGATGCAGGTTGACACGAATGTCGACGAGGCAGATGTGGGCAGAGTGGCTCTCGGCCAGATGGTAGAATTCAGCGTTGACGCTTATCCTGACAGGATCTTTCGGGGGACCGTTTCTCAGATACGCATTGCCCCCATCACCGTTCAGAATGTGGTCACGTACGATGTGGTGATCACCGTGGATAACCAGGATTTGAAGTTGAAACCGGGTATGACCGCCAATGTGTCGATCATCGTGGCGAACAAGAGTGATGTGCTGAAAATACCCAACGCAGCGCTGCGTTTCAGGCCTTCGGATAAGGAGCTGGGTAAATCAGCTGCTGAGGTAGCCACGAAAGAAGGTGGAAGACAGGCAGGAGCAGCCGGCGCAGGAGGTGGGCCCCGCAGCGCAGGCGCTGCACAAAGCGGGCAAGTGGCCGTGAAGCAGTCAGGCCAGAGAAGCTACGCTGTCTGGATGCTGGAGCAGGGCGTACTGAAGCGCGTTCCCGTGTCGGTTGGCATATCGGACGGCATGTTCACAGAAGTCGTGAGCGGAGATTTGAAAGAGGGGCAAGACATCATTGTTGAATCCCTGAATACGTCCAAGAAGAACAACACGACGCCGCAATCCGGTCCGCCCAGGTTCATTCGTTAA